The genomic region GAGGAAGAGAGTGGGACGCCCGTCGACCGACACCTCACCCCAGTCGTGCACAGTGACGATGTTCCGGTGGGAGAGCCGTCCCGCCAGTTGCACCTCGCGCTGGAAACGGGCCTGCGTCTCTGCCTCATCCATGCCGTACTGCGGATGGACGACCTTCACGGCGACCTCCCGCCTCATCCGCTCGTCCTGAGCCGCCCAGACCTGCCCCATGCCACCAGCGCCCAGCCGGTCACCGATCCGAAACCGCTCGGCGAGCAGTACGCCCTGCACCGGTCTCCTCCCCCGTCGGCGGATGGCCACCGCCGCATGACGGTCGGCTCAGAACTCCCTTACGAGTATGACGCTTTCACGCGCCCGTCGAGCCCTTGAACTCTCGTGCGATCCACCCGCTTCCGCTCAGGTGGGGCTCATGGGGGCTTTCCGTCGACAGGTGTTCCGCCGGCTCGGATTGCTCGCTGTGCCGCTGCCTGCTGAAGCGGGGGACGCGTGGGAGGAACACAGGTTGGTCTTCACCAGCTGGAGGCGTTCAAGGAGCTGCTGACGGAAGCCGGGCTCGACGACCGGCGCCTGTACGACGGCAGCCGACACACCGCCGGCACGATCCTGAACGGAAACTGAGACCGTGGACCGGCACGCAGCCCGAGCTCGCCGCCGTCGCCGCTTCCGCTGAACGAAAAAGCCCAGCTCAGACACTGTCTGAGCTGGGCTTCCGGTGGAGCCGCCTTCGGGATTCGAACCCGAGACCTACGCATTACGAGTGCGTTGCTCTGGCCATCTGAGCTAAGGCGGCGCGCTGTCCGCACTATGGTGCGATCAGCAACGACGGTAAGTCTACACAGTTTCCGAGGGTGCTCCGTACCAGCCCCGGAGGCAGGGCTCCGGGGCCGGACGCAGGGGTCACGAGCAGCGCTTGCCGTCCGCGGGAGGGGTGCCGCGGAGCAGGTACGCGTTGATCGTCCGGTCGATGCAGGAGCTGCCGCGGCCGTACGCCGTGTGGCCGTCGCCGTCGTAGGTGAGGAGGCGGGCCGAGGAGAGCTGGCCGGCCAGGGCCTGCGCCCAGCGGTACGGGGTCGCGGGGTCACGCGTGGTCCCGACCACGACGATGGGGGCGGCACCCTTCGCCTCGATGCGCTGCGGCTCGCCCGTGGCGTGCACGGGCCAGTAGGCGCAGTTCAGGGAGGCCCACGCCAGGCCCTCGCCGAAGACCGGGGACGCCTTCTCGAACGTGGGCAGCGCCCTGCGCACCTCGTCGGGGGTGTCGAAGGCGGGCGGCAGGTCGAGGCAGTTCACGGCCGCGTTGGCGAACATCAGGTTGCTGTAGCCGCCGTCGGCGTCCCGCTCGTAGTAGCCGTCGGAGAGGACGAGGAGCCCGGAGCCGTCGTTCTTCTTCATCGCGGACGTCAGCGCCTCGCGCAGCTGCTGCCAGGCGCCCTCGTCGTACATGGCCGCGATCACGCCCGTCGTGGCGAGCGACTCGGTGAGGCGGCGGCCGTCGGGGGCGCCGGTGGCGGCCGGCCGCGCGTCCAGCTTCTCGAAGAACGCCTTGAGGTTCTCGCCGACCCGCTCGGGCGAGGTGCCCGCGCCGCCCAGCGGGCAGTTCGCGTGCCGTACGCAGTCCCGCGCGAACGACCGGAACGCCGTCTCGAAGCCCGCCGTCTGTTCGAGGTTCAGCCGCCGCGCGGGCAGCGACGGGTCCATCGCGCCGTCCAGCACCAGCCGCCCCGCCCGGTCCGGGAAGAGCCCGGCGTACGTGGCCCCGAGGAAGGTCCCGTAGGAGGCGCCGACGTAGTTCAGCTTCTCGTCGCCGAGCACCGCCCGCACGATGTCCATGTCCCGGGCCGCCTCCACGGTGGACACATGGCGCAGCAGCCGGGGCGAGTCCGCGCCGCAGCCCTCGGCGAACGTCCGGTACGCCTTGACCAGTCCGTCGGTCTCGTCGGCGTCGTCGGGCGTGGTGTCGGTCTGCGTGTACGTGTCCATCCCCGGCCCGTCCAGACACTTGATGGGCTCGCTGCGGGCCACGCCGCGCGGGTCGACCGCCACCATGTCGTAGCGGGCACGGACCTCGGCCGGGTAGCCGATGCCGGCGTACGCCTGGACGTAGCGGATCGCCGAGCCGCCCGGACCGCCGGGGTTCACCAGCAGCGAGCCCAGCCGCTCGCCCGGGCCCGTGGCCTTCTTGCGGGCGACGGCGAGCCGGATGTCCCCGGCTGCGGGCTTGGCGTAGTCGAGCGGCGCCATGATGGTGGCGCACTCGAAGCCGGAGACGCCGCAGCCGCGCCAGGTCGGCTTCTGGGCGTAGTACGGAGTGAGCGCCGCGGGGGTGGCCCGTGGCAGCGCGACCAGTGCCGCCGCCTGCGCCGCAGCCGTGGCGGACGTCGTCGAGCTCCCGGAGGAGCACGCGGAGACGAGCAGCGCGGCGGTGGCGAGGAGGCCGGCCGCGGTCCTGGCTCCGCTACGGGCCCTGCGGTGGAGGCCGCCGGATCGGTGAGTGCGCCTTGTGTGCATCCAGCGAGCGTAACTCTGGGCGACGGGATGGATGCCCTGCGTGCGTGTCGCGCCTCGTACGAGTTACGGCGTCAACCGCGCTTCCCCTCGTGTGAGGCCGCTCGCCTGTCGTCCCGGTCGGCTCTCCTCAGCCCGCTCTGAGTGCCATCGTCATGGCCTCCACCGCGAGCAGCGGGGCCACGTTGCGGTCGAGGGCGTCGCGGCAGGCGGCGATCGCCTCGATGCGGCGGAGCGTGGACTCCGGGGAGCTGCCGCGGGCGAGACGCTCCAGGGCGTCCTCGGCGTCGGCGTTGGCGATGGCCACGCGGGAGCCGAGCTGGAGGGCGAGGACGTCGCGGTAGAAGGCCGTGAGGTCGGTCAGCGCGAGGTCGAGGCTGTCGCGCTGCGTGCGCGTTCTGCGGCGCTTCTGCTTGTCCTCCAGGTCCTTGATCACGCCCGCCGTGCCGCGCGGCATCCGGCCGCCCTGGGCCGCGCCGAGGGCGGCCCTCAGCTCCTCGGTCTCCTTGGCGTCCGTCTCCTCGGCGAGCTGTTTGGCGTCCTCGGCGGCCGCGTCGACGAGCTCCTGCGCGGCCTTGAGCGCGCCGCCGATGTCCTCGACCCGCAGCGGCAGTCTCAGCACGGCGGCACGGCGCTCACGCGCGGCCGGGTCGGTGGCCAGGCGGCGGGCCCGGTCGACATGGCCCTGGGTCGCGCGGGCCGCCGCGGCGGCGACGCCGGGCTCGATGCCCTCGCGGCGTACGAGCATGTCGGCGACGGCGTCCACCGACGGCGTGCTCAGGTTCAGGTGGCGGCAGCGGGAGCGGATGGTCGGCAGGACGTCCTCGATGGAGGGGGCGCACAGCAGCCAGACCGTGCGCGGGGCGGGCTCCTCCACGGCCTTGAGGACGGCGTTGGCCGACTTCTCGTTCAGCCGCTCGGCGTCCTCGACGAGGATGACCTGCCAGCGGCCGTTGGCCGGCGACGTGAACGACTTGCGGACGGTGTCGCGCATGTCGTCGGCCAGGATCTGGGTGCCGACCGCGGCGACGGTGGTGACGTCTGCGTGCGTGCCGATCAGGCCCGTGTGACATCCGTCGCAGAAGCCACAGCCCGGGGAGCCGCCGAGGGCCCGGTCCGGGCTGACGCACTGCAGGGCCGCCGCGAACGCCCGCGCCGCCTGGTTCCGCCCGGCCCCGGGCGGGCCCGTGAACAGCCACGCGTGCGTCATCTTCGAGGTCTCGGGCGGCGGAGCGTCGGCCGCGGCCGCGGTGACCAGGGCGTCGGCGTCCCGGGCGGCGGCGTCCAGCTGCTCGCTCACCCTCTCCTGCCCGACGAGGTCGTCCCACACGGTCATGGGTCACGCCGCCCTTTCGTCACGTTCCACGCTGCGAGATCCATTGTGGGGGCGACCACTGACAACGCCTGCCGCCGCCTGATCCCGCGGGCCCGGCCGAAGCCCCCCGGGTCCGTCTCCCTGCTTCGGCCCGGGCTCCCCTGGGGGACCACCGGAGTCCTCAGCGGCCCCGGCCGCCCTTCCCCCGGCGCCCCCGCCCCTCGTCCGGCTCGTCCTCGTGCGGTCCGAGCAGCTCGTCGGCCAGCGAGGGGAGATCGTCCAGCGGCGTCTCCTCGGCCCAGTCGGACCGCGGGCGGCGGGGCCGGCCCTCGGCGTCGAGCTGGGGCATCTCCCGCGTACGGTCCTCGGTCCCGTCGGGCCGGACGGCCGGAGCGTCCTCCCGGAAGTACCCGGGCGGAACCCGGTCCGCGGGTTCGTCCCCGCGTACGGGCGGCAGCACGGCCGTCTCCTCGGCGTCCCCCGGCCGGACGGGCGGCAGCACGGCCGTCTCGTCCGCGTCCGCCGGCCGGACCGGAGGCAGCACGGCCGTCTCGTCGGCCGCCCCGGAGGGCACCGGGGGCAGCACCTCGGTCTCATCGCCGGATCCGGACCCGGAGCTCGAGCCGGAGCTGGGGCGAACCGGCGGCAGTACCTCCGTCTCCTCCCCCGCCCCCGGCGGAACCGGCGGCTTGGGCAGCTCGGCCGTCACCTCCGCGTCGGACGCCTCGGAGGTCCGGCCCCGGCCCTGCTCCTCGTCCCGCACCGGGCGCAGCACGGTCGTGTCGTCCGCGGAGCGGCCCGGTGTCACCACGGGCGTCGGCACCGTCGCCGCGTCCTGAGCGGCCGTCGACCCGGAGGCCCCCCGCGGGGCAGAGCTCTTCGGCCCGGCCTCCGCGGCGGCGGCCGCCGCTTCCGCCAGGCGCCGCGCCTCCTCGGCCCGCAGCAGGGCCTCCTCGGCCTTGCGCTGCTTCTCCAGGCGGAGCGCCTCGGCCTCGGCACGCAGCCGGGCCTCTTCCTCGGCCTGCTTGCGGCGGCGCTCCTCCTCGGCCTTGCGGCGGGCCTCCTCCTCGGCGCGGGCCTTCTCCTCCGCGAGGAGCCGTGCCCGCTCCTCCTCGGCCTTCTTCCGGGCTTCCTCGGCCCGCCGCCGGGCCTCCTCCGCCTGCCGTTCGGCCTCGCGCCGCTGCGCCTCTTCCAGCTCGCGCCGCTTGCGCTCCTCCTCCTCGGCACGCAGGCGGGCGAGCTGCTCCTGCCGCTCACGCTCCAGGCGCTCCTCCTCCGCCTTGCGGGCGGCCTCTTCCTCGGCCTTCCGGCGGGCCTCCTCCTCGGCCTTCTTCCGCGCCTCCTCCCGGGCCTTGATCTCGGCCTCGGACAGCGGCAGCACCTGGTCGAGCCGGTGCCGGATGACGGTCGTGACGGCCTCGGGCTCCTGGCCGGCGTCCACCACCAGGTACCGCCCGGCGTCGGCCGCGGCCAGGGTCAGGAAACCGGCCCGCACGCGCGCGTGGAACTCGGCCGGCTCCGACTCCAGCCGGTCCGGCGCCTCGGTGAACCGCTCGCGCGCGGTCTCCGGCGCGACGTCCAGCAGGACGGTCAGATGCGGCACCAGTCCGTTCGTCGCCCAGCGGTTGATCCGGGCGATCTCGGTCGGCGACAGGTCACGGCCCGCCCCCTGGTAGGCCACGGACGAGTCGATGTACCGGTCGGAGATGACGACAGCGCCGCGCTCCAGGGCGGGCCGTACGACGGTGTCGATGTGCTCGGCCCGGTCGGCCGCGTACAACAGCGCCTCCGCACGGTGCGACAGCCCCTCGCTCGACACGTCCAGCAGGATCGACCGCAGCCGCTTGCCCACCGGCGTCGCTCCCGGCTCGCGGGTCAGCACGACCTCGTGGCCCTTGCCGCGGATCCACTCGGCGAGCGCCTCGGCCTGCGTGGACTTCCCGGCCCCGTCGCCGCCCTCCAGGGCGATGAAGAAACCGGAGGCCGCGGGCGCCTGCTCGGGGTCGTCGCCGCGGAGCAGCGCGTCGCGCAGGTCCTGCCGCAGCGGCACTCCGGAACGGTCGTCGACCTTGGCCAGCACCAGCGCGGCCACCGGCAGCAGCAGGGCGCCGGCCAGCATCAGCGTGAAGGCCGCGCCGCCGTGCGCGAAGACGAACTTGCCGCTCTCCAGCCGGTGCGGCCCGATCCCCGCCGCCACCACCGGGGCGATCACCGCGCCGAGGGCGACGCAGACCCGGACGACAGCGTGCAGGTGCTCCGTCGTACGGGACCGCCTGTACTCCTCGGTCTCCTGGTCGAGCAGCGTGTGCCCGGTGTTGGCGGCCATGCCCGCGCCGACGCCGGCCAGAGCGAGGATCAGCAGCACGCTGGTGACGTCCGGGACCAGCCCGGCGGCCAGCAGCGCGACACCCGTGAAGGCGATGGCCAGCGCGAGCAGCCGGCGGCGCGACAGGGCGGGCAGCAGCGAGGGCGCCGTACGGATGCCGACGACGACACCGCCGGTCAGCGCGCCCACGAACAGCCCGTACAGCACCGGGCCGCCGCCCAGGTCCTTGGCGTGCAGCACGGCCACGGCGACCGCGGCGGACACCGCGGCGGCGACGGCCGCGCAGGCCAGCACCAGCAGCGGCATCACGCCGGTGCGTCCCTTGTCGGCGCCGGTGCCGGTCTTCGGGCGGCGCAGCCCCTCGAGCGGCGACCGCGCGCGCGGGGTGCGCGTGGCGGGCAGCTCCAGGAAGGTCAGCACGGACAGGGACGCGGCGAACAGCCCTGCCGCCACGTAGGAGGCGAGGGCCGCCTGGTGCTGGCCGAACCAGTCGATGCCGGCGCCCAGCAGGTTGTTGAACAGGGACGCGACGACGAGCGCGACGGCCGCGAGCGGGATCGCGACGAAGCCGGTGCGCAGCGACAGGCGGCGCAGGGCGTCCATGTGGTCCGGCAGCGGCCGGACCGTCGCGCCTTCCGGCGGCGGGGGCGGCAGCAGCGCGGGGGCCGCGCTCTCGCGGCACACCGTCCAGAACCGCTCGGCGACTCCGGTCACGAATGCCGTGACGAGGAGGACGGCCAGCGCGTCGTCGGGCGTCCAGTCGATCCACAGCGGCGCGACGATGAGCAGCGCCGCGCGCAGCCCGTCCGCGCCCACCATGGTCCAGCGGCGGTCCAGCGGGCCGTCCTGGGAGGTGAGCGCCGTGAGCGGGCCGAGCAGCACGGCGCCGAACAGGAGCGTCGCCAGGATGCGCACCCCGAAAACGGTCGCCACTGCGAACGCCACGCCGCGGTAGCCGCCCCCGAACGAACCTTCGGCGACGGCCGCTTGGAGGGCGAGGACGACCAGCACGAGAAGGGCGAGGGTGTCGCCCACGCCGCCCACGAGCTGCGCGCTCCACAACCGCTTCAACTGCGGACGGCGCAGCAGGGCGCGGACGGCACGCTCGCGGGAGTCCGCGACGAGGGCGTCGTCAGGGGCCGGCTGAGAGGCCGTTGGATGCTCGGCTCGCGTCATGCGTTCAGCCTATCGGGAGCCACCGACACCCTGGGATGCCCGGCCTGGCATGCGCACGCCCCGACACCGAAGTGTTGCCGGGGCGTTCGCTTTCCGAACCCTGGGCGAAGATCCGGACCTTGAAGGTCCGGACTCCGAACAGGCTTCGAACGGGCCTCAGTCCTCAGCAGGCTCCGACGCGGTCGCCGTCTTGGCGGCCGTCTTCTTCGCGGTGGTGGTCTTCTTGGCCGTCGTCTTCTTCGCGGTCGTGGTCTTCTTCGCCGCTGTCTTCTTGGCCGCCGTCGTCTTCTTCGCCGGAGCCTTCTTGGCCGCCTTCTTCGCGGTCTTCTTCGCCGGCCCCTTCGCACGCTTCTCGGCGAGCAGCTCGAAACCGCGCTCCGGGGTGATCGTCTCGACGCTGTCGCCGGAGCGCAGGGTCGCGTTGGTCTCGCCGTCGGTGACGTACGGCCCGAAGCGGCCGTCCTTGACGACGACCGGCTTCTCGCTGACCGGGTCGGTGCCCAGCTCCTTCAGCGGCGGCTTGGCGGCCGCCCGGCCACGCTGCTTCGGCTGGGCGTAGATCGCCAGCGCCTCCTCCAGCGTGATCGTGAAGAGCTGCTCCTCGGACTGCAGCGAGCGCGAGTCCGTGCCCTTCTTCAGGTACGGGCCGTAGCGGCCGTTCTGCGCGGTGATCTCCTGGCCCTCGGCGTCGGTGCCGACGACACGCGGCAGCGACATCAGCCTCAGGGCGTCGTCGAGGGTCACCGTGTCCAGGGACATCGTCTTGAACAGGGACGCCGTACGCGGCTTGACCGCGTTCTTGCCCGTCTTCGGGGTGCCCTCGGGGAGGATCTCCGTCACGTACGGGCCGTAGCGGCCGTCCTTGGCGACGATCGTGTGGCCGGTGGCCGGGTCCGTGCCCAGCTCGTAGTCACCGCTCGGCTTGGCGAGCAGCTCCTCCGCGAGGTCGACGGTCAGCTCGTCCGGCGCCAGGTCGTCCGGGATGTCGGCGCGCTGGTGCTGCTCGGTGTCCTTCTCGCCGCGCTCGATGTACGGCCCGTAGCGGCCGACCCGCAGCACGATGTCGTTGCCCACGGGGAACGACGACACCTCGCGGGCGTCGATCGCGCCCAGGTCGGTCACCAGCTCCTTGAGGCCCCCGAGGTGGTCACCGTCGCCGTTGCCGGCCTCGGCCGCGCCGCCGTTGTGCGTGCCCTCGCCGAAGTAGAACCGCTTCAGCCACGGCACGGCCTGCGCCTCGCCGCGGGCGATGCGGTCGAGGTCGTCCTCCATCTTGGCGGTGAAGTCGTAGTCGACGAGCCGCCCGAAGTGCTTCTCCAGGAGGTTGACCACGGCGAAGGACAGGAAGGACGGGACGAGCGCCGTGCCCTTCTTGAACACGTAGCCGCGGTCCAGGATCGTGCCGATGATCGACGCGTACGTCGAAGGGCGGCCGATCTCGCGCTCTTCCAGCTCCTTGACCAGGGAGGCCTCGGTATAGCGGGCCGGAGGCTTGGTGGCGTGCCCGTCGACCGTGATCTCCTCGGCGCTCAGGGCGTCGCCCTCGGAGACCTGGGGGAGCCGGCGCTCGCGGTCGTCCAGCTCGGCGTTCGGGTCGTCGGCACCCTCGACGTAGGCCTTCAGGAAGCCGTGGAAGGTGATCGTCTTGCCGGACGCGCTGAACTCGACGTCCCGGCCGTCGGCCGCCGTGCCACCGATCTTCACCGTGACGCTGTTGCCGGTCGCGTCCTTCATCTGGGAGGCGACGGTCCGCTTCCAGATCAGCTCGTACAGCTTGAACTGGTCACCGGTCAGTCCGGTCTCGGCGGGAGTGCGGAAACGATCACCCGAGGGGCGGATCGCCTCGTGGGCCTCCTGCGCGTTCTTGACCTTCCCGGCGTACGTCCTCGGCTGCGGCGGCAGGTAGTCGGCGCCGTACAGCTGCGTGACCTGGGCGCGGGCGGCGGAGACCGCCGTGTCGCTCAGCGTCGTGGAGTCCGTACGCATATAGGTGATGTAGCCGTTCTCGTACAGCTTCTGCGCGATCTGCATCGTGGCCTTCGCGCCGAAGCCGAGCTTGCGGCTGGCTTCCTGCTGCAGCGTCGTCGTACGGAACGGGGCGTACGGCGAGCGGCGGTAGGGCTTGGACTCGACGGAGCGGACGGCGAACCGCGTCTGCTCCAGGGCGGCGGCCAGGGCGCGGGCGTTCGCCTCGTCGAGGTGGAGGGTGTTCGCGCTCTTCAGTTGTCCCAGGGAGTCGAAGTCACGGCCCTGCGCGACCCGCCTGCCGTCGACGGACTGGAGGCGCGCGACCAGCGACGACGGGTCCGACGAGTCTCCCGCGCGGCCGGTCGCGAAGGTACCCGTCAGGTCCCAGTACTCAGCCGAACGAAAGGCGATGCGCTCGCGTTCCCGCTCCACGACGAGTCGTGTGGCGACCGACTGGACACGGCCCGCGGACAGCCGCGGCATGACCTTCTTCCACAGGACCGGCGAGACCTCGTAGCCGTAGAGACGGTCGAGGATGCGGCGGGTCTCCTGGGCGTCGACGAGCTTCTGGTTGAGCTGGCGCGGGTTGGCCACGGCGGCCTGGATCGCGGCCTTGGTGATCTCGTGGAAGACCATCCGCTTGACCGGGACCTTGGGCTTGAGCACCTCCTGGAGGTGCCAGGCGATGGCCTCGCCCTCGCGGTCCTCATCGGTGGCGAGGAAGAGCTCGTCGGAGTCCTTGAGCAGGTCCTTGAGCTTCTTGACCTGCGCCTTCTTATCGGCGTTGACCACATAGATCGGCTGGAAGTCGTGTTCGACGTCCACACCGAGGCGGCGGACCTCGCCGGTGTACTTCTCGGGCACCTCGGCAGCGCCGTTGGGAAGGTCGCGGATGTGCCCGACGCTCGCCTCGACTACGTAGCCGGGGCCCAGGTAGCCCTTGATCGTCTTCGCCTTGGCAGGCGACTCGACGATGACGAGTCGGCGGCCGCCCTGTGCGGTCTCGCTGGTCGGGGACAACTTCGCTCTTCTCTCCGGTCGACGCTGGGGCCTCCCCAGGGTTCGTCTCCCGGGGTCGGGTCGTGGTGACGCTGCGGAGTGTGACGGTACATCCCGCCCCCGTGTCAAACGGGAAAAGCCCGCAACGGCCACTCGAACGGTAACCCGACTACCACCATTCCTGCCGCCCGGAGTGCCCGGACCCGGCCCGGCCCCATGCGGAGTGCAACCTCACGGTCACCCACAGGCGCGTTGCCGACACGGAATTCAGAGGCGGCCGAAGCACCAGATTCCGGCCGCCAGAGCGAGCACGGCGGCGACGCTCGCGAGGGTCGCCGACGCGACGGGGCTCACGCCCTGGGCGACCGGCCGGTGCTGACGGACGCGTGTCACGGTCCACACCAGCAGTCCGCCTCCGAACAGGGAGAACACCGCTCCCGCGAAGATCGCCGGTTCGCTCTCCATGGCTCGCCGTGCCCCTTTTCTCCGGTCCGCGTCTCCCCAGCCCCGGGAGGCTGACACGCGTGGGCGGCGGACAGGCGAACCGGAGGTGAACGCCGGGGCGACACGGCCGCGGATCGGGGACGTCCGGCCCCTCACGGACCGTTTCGGGCGAGGTGTTCAAATCGACTCGAATTTGTTGGCGAGTCTCCTCGACGAGCGCCCCCTTGGGTGTGTGCGTGGTGTGGGACGTGCGCACCGGGGGAGGTGAGGTGGGAAGCGCAGGGTGTGCGCCATGGGGCTCGGGTGGTCCTTGGGGCAGGCACCCCGGCCGAGGGACCGCGGCATGAGTGCCTGCCGCACCCCTCAGCCGACCGGCTCCAGGAACCCCTGCTCCACGAGCAGCCGGATCTGCGCCGGAGTACGGTCGCGCAGCAGCACCGGGTCCTCGCCGATCAGCTGGGCGATGGCGTCGAGGATGCGACCGGCGCTCATCGTGCCGTCGCACACACCCGCGAAGCCCGCGCCGACCGTGTCCACCCGGGTCGCCCTCCGCATGCCGCGGTTCTGGCGCAGTACGACATGCTCGGGGTCCTCCGCACCGGGCAGCCCGACCTGTTCCTGCACGACCTCCGCGCCGAGCCGGAAGTGCCCTTCGAGCAGGGCGGCGTCGTCGTGGTCGCGCAGGTAGTCGAGCCGGTCGAAGTGGGCCCGGATGGTGTCCCCGAGCGGCTGCTCGACCGGATGCGGCCACTCCTCCACCGTGACGGAGGGCACGGCGGCGCCCGTCCTGCGCAGGGTGATCCAGCCGAAGCCGACGGCCTTCACCTTGCGGGCCTCGAACTCGTCGAGCCATGCGTCGTACCGCGCCTGGTACTCCGCCGCGTCCTCGCGGTGGTCGCCCGCGTCCCGCAGCCACAGCTCGGCGTACTGATTGACGTCCTGCACCTCGCGCTGCACGATCCACGCGTCGCAGCCCCGAGGCACCCATGACCTGAGCCGGTCCTGCCAGTCCTCCCCTTCCACGTGCTGCCAGTTGGCGAGGAACTGCGCGAACCCGCCCTCGTTCAGCCGCTCCCCTGCCTCCTGAACGAGCGTGCGGCACAGATCGTCCCCGCCCATCCCGCCGTCGCGGTAGGTGAGCCGGGCGCCGGGAGAGATCACGAACGGCGGGTTCGAGACGATCAGGTCGTACTTCTCGTCGTCCCGCACCGGCTCGAAGAGCGAGCCCTCGCGCAGATCGGCGGCCGGGGTGCCGGACAGCGCCAGCGTGAGGGCGGTGATGTGCAGCGCCCGCGGGTTGAGGTCGGTGGCCGTCACGCGTGTGGCGTGGTGGGCGGCGTGCAGCGCCTGGATGCCGGAGCCGGTGCCGAGGTCGAGCGCGGCGGCGACGGGCGTACGGACGGTGATGCCGGCGAGTGTCGTGGAGGCGCCGCCGACGCCCAGGACGACTCCCTCGTCACGCCTGCCGATCCCGCCGGCGCCACCGACCGCGCAGCCCAGGTCCGACACGATGAACCAGTCCTCGCCGCCGGGCCCGCCGTACGGCCGTACGTCCACGGTGGCGGCGAGCTCGTCGCCACCGACGCGCGTCAGCCAGCCGCTCTCCAGGCAGGCGTCGACGGGCAGGACGTCCGCCAGGCGCGCGTGCGGCACGGGCTGCTGAAGGAGGAACAGCCGGACGAGCAACTCCAGCGGGGTGTCCCCGCGGGTCGCCCGGAGCGCGGGCACGGTCTCGCTCCGGGCCAGGGCGGCGTACGCGGGGGCGCCGAGCAGTTCGAGCAGCCCGTCGGCGGTGAAGGAGGCTCCGAGCAGGGCGTCCCGGAGCCGGGCGGCGACATCGGGACGGTCGGAGGAGGGCAGCGGGGACAGGGGTGACTGGCTGGCGTTACTCACGCCCCCATTGTGGCCGCCGGCACCCGTATCGCACGTGCCCGTGCGGAGTATCGCGCGTGGCTCCCCGGACCGGCTCGGCATCGCGCGCGGCCCCGCTGACCGGCTCGGGCACCACGCGGCTCCGCTACCCGGCACGGGCATCACACACGGCTCCGCCCACCGGCTCGGGCACCACGCGGCTGCGCGCCCCGGCTCGACAGTCACTTATGCCTCGGCGGTCCCACCCGCCCCGGAATCGCTCCTTGGTCAGCTCTGGGTCGCCGGTGCCGTGGCCGCCTTGCAGCTGGACTGCCGTGCCATCGCCTGGCCGACCTCGCCCTCCTCCAGGGTCCGGAGCGCGTCGTTCCCGCTCTTGCCCAGCTTGTCGAGCTCCGTGGCGATGTCCTTGAGGCCGTCCGCGAACTTGCCCTGGTCCTTGGTGTCGAGCGCGTCGACCTGCTTCTTCAGGGAGGCGTACGAGGAGGAGATCGTGTTGAGCTCCTTGACGGCGTCCTGCTGCTTCTTCTCGCCGTTCTCGACGTCCGGCGCCCCGGCCTTGGTCACCGCGGCCCCGATGGCCTTGTAGGCGTCGGACATGTCCTGGAAGGCCTGCGCGTCGGTCTTCTGGACGTCCTCCGGCTTGCTGTTGTCCGAGGTTTCCTTCTGGATCGAGGCATTGGCCGACTCGATCTTCTTGGCCTGCGGCTGCACGGCGTCGCAGACCTCCTTGGCCCAGGAGTTCAGCTTCTCGTTGTCGTCGCCGCCGCACCCCGACAGCGCCAGTACCAGTACCGCACCGCCGGACAGTGCGGCCGCGAGCTTCTTGTTCACCGGTTTGGTCCCTTCCATGGCTCTCGGCCCCGGAACATACACGCCAGATGCACGGCAACCGCACGCCGAGCGTCCATTAAGACCCTTTTGTAACCTTTTGCACCAAGCGAGAGAAGCCTCACGGCGTGGTGGTGTGCACACGCAGAGCGGGCGGGCGACGCGTCAACGCGCGCCGCCCGCCCGCACCTTGAGCTGGGGCTTGGACGACCTCCCTACGAAACCACCGCCGGATCCGCCGACTTGGGCGTCGAATCGGCGTTGCCTTCGTCACCCATGGCGATCCCGCGCCGCTTTGACACGTACACCGCGCCGACGATCACCAGGAACGCGACGGCCGCGACCAGGATCCGCACCCCGATGCTCTTGTCGGCACCGTAGGAGAACTTGATCACCGCGGGCGCGATGAGCAGCGACACCAGGTTCATGACCTTCAGCAGCGGGTTGATCGCGGGACCGGCGGTGTCCTTGAAGGGGTCGCCGACGGTGTCGCCGATCACGGTCG from Streptomyces chartreusis NRRL 3882 harbors:
- a CDS encoding DUF7059 domain-containing protein — translated: MSNASQSPLSPLPSSDRPDVAARLRDALLGASFTADGLLELLGAPAYAALARSETVPALRATRGDTPLELLVRLFLLQQPVPHARLADVLPVDACLESGWLTRVGGDELAATVDVRPYGGPGGEDWFIVSDLGCAVGGAGGIGRRDEGVVLGVGGASTTLAGITVRTPVAAALDLGTGSGIQALHAAHHATRVTATDLNPRALHITALTLALSGTPAADLREGSLFEPVRDDEKYDLIVSNPPFVISPGARLTYRDGGMGGDDLCRTLVQEAGERLNEGGFAQFLANWQHVEGEDWQDRLRSWVPRGCDAWIVQREVQDVNQYAELWLRDAGDHREDAAEYQARYDAWLDEFEARKVKAVGFGWITLRRTGAAVPSVTVEEWPHPVEQPLGDTIRAHFDRLDYLRDHDDAALLEGHFRLGAEVVQEQVGLPGAEDPEHVVLRQNRGMRRATRVDTVGAGFAGVCDGTMSAGRILDAIAQLIGEDPVLLRDRTPAQIRLLVEQGFLEPVG
- the topA gene encoding type I DNA topoisomerase; translated protein: MSPTSETAQGGRRLVIVESPAKAKTIKGYLGPGYVVEASVGHIRDLPNGAAEVPEKYTGEVRRLGVDVEHDFQPIYVVNADKKAQVKKLKDLLKDSDELFLATDEDREGEAIAWHLQEVLKPKVPVKRMVFHEITKAAIQAAVANPRQLNQKLVDAQETRRILDRLYGYEVSPVLWKKVMPRLSAGRVQSVATRLVVERERERIAFRSAEYWDLTGTFATGRAGDSSDPSSLVARLQSVDGRRVAQGRDFDSLGQLKSANTLHLDEANARALAAALEQTRFAVRSVESKPYRRSPYAPFRTTTLQQEASRKLGFGAKATMQIAQKLYENGYITYMRTDSTTLSDTAVSAARAQVTQLYGADYLPPQPRTYAGKVKNAQEAHEAIRPSGDRFRTPAETGLTGDQFKLYELIWKRTVASQMKDATGNSVTVKIGGTAADGRDVEFSASGKTITFHGFLKAYVEGADDPNAELDDRERRLPQVSEGDALSAEEITVDGHATKPPARYTEASLVKELEEREIGRPSTYASIIGTILDRGYVFKKGTALVPSFLSFAVVNLLEKHFGRLVDYDFTAKMEDDLDRIARGEAQAVPWLKRFYFGEGTHNGGAAEAGNGDGDHLGGLKELVTDLGAIDAREVSSFPVGNDIVLRVGRYGPYIERGEKDTEQHQRADIPDDLAPDELTVDLAEELLAKPSGDYELGTDPATGHTIVAKDGRYGPYVTEILPEGTPKTGKNAVKPRTASLFKTMSLDTVTLDDALRLMSLPRVVGTDAEGQEITAQNGRYGPYLKKGTDSRSLQSEEQLFTITLEEALAIYAQPKQRGRAAAKPPLKELGTDPVSEKPVVVKDGRFGPYVTDGETNATLRSGDSVETITPERGFELLAEKRAKGPAKKTAKKAAKKAPAKKTTAAKKTAAKKTTTAKKTTAKKTTTAKKTAAKTATASEPAED
- a CDS encoding small secreted protein — encoded protein: MEGTKPVNKKLAAALSGGAVLVLALSGCGGDDNEKLNSWAKEVCDAVQPQAKKIESANASIQKETSDNSKPEDVQKTDAQAFQDMSDAYKAIGAAVTKAGAPDVENGEKKQQDAVKELNTISSSYASLKKQVDALDTKDQGKFADGLKDIATELDKLGKSGNDALRTLEEGEVGQAMARQSSCKAATAPATQS